A section of the Gammaproteobacteria bacterium genome encodes:
- the glgB gene encoding 1,4-alpha-glucan branching protein GlgB, protein MNTSIGKPVPAELILIAEARHHDPFQVLGKHRVENGEQVTAYLPTAGEVVIADGEHPMRRLGETDFFRWQGPAGVVPERYRLRWQDSAGHPHCAFDPYCFPPQIPDFDLHLFGEGRHWHAYRFLGAHPVTVDGIKGVRFATWAPNAARVSVVGDFNDWDGRRHPMRVRGGSGIWELFIPGLSPGSLYKFELRHRDSGRVFIKADPYAQQFEVRPSTASVVRAENTHEWHDENWLQQRQNSDWRHAAMSIYEVHLGSWQRDEHGRFLNYRELARRLVDYVKPLGFTHIELLPVTEHPLDASWGYQTIGNYAATSRFGTPDDFRWFVDHCHQNGIGVLLDWVPGHFPKDPHGLARFDGSALYEHEDPRRGEHRDWGTLIFNYGRNEVRNYLLSSAVFWLEDMHLDGLRVDAVASMLYLDYSREEGDWLPNQYGGNENLDAIAFLRQLNEVTHSHCPGTVVIAEESTSWPMVSRPTYLGGLGFSMKWNMGWMHDTLEYMKKDPVHRHYHHDLLTFGMLYGFSENFVLPFSHDEVVHGKGSLLGRMPGDEWQRFANLRLLYTYMYTYPGKKLLFMGCEFGQVPEWNFNTELEWFVLQYPFHAGVKNLVGDLNRIYREEPALHAHDFEPEGFDWIDCHDATQSVISYLRRAGDSIAAVVLNFTPIPRPNYRLGVPRPGEYRELVNSDSAFYGGSNMGNGGSAYAEAIPWMGQPYSVNITVPPLGGIVLKPHY, encoded by the coding sequence ATGAATACAAGTATAGGCAAGCCTGTTCCCGCTGAATTGATTCTCATCGCCGAAGCACGGCACCACGACCCCTTCCAGGTGCTGGGCAAACATCGCGTTGAAAACGGCGAGCAGGTCACCGCCTACCTGCCCACCGCCGGCGAGGTGGTCATCGCCGACGGTGAACACCCCATGAGGCGCCTGGGCGAGACCGACTTTTTCCGCTGGCAGGGCCCGGCGGGGGTGGTGCCGGAACGCTACCGGTTGCGCTGGCAGGACAGCGCCGGTCACCCCCACTGTGCCTTCGATCCCTATTGTTTCCCGCCGCAGATCCCCGACTTCGACCTGCATCTGTTCGGCGAAGGCCGCCACTGGCACGCCTACCGTTTCCTGGGCGCCCACCCTGTCACCGTGGACGGCATCAAAGGCGTGCGCTTTGCCACCTGGGCACCCAACGCGGCGCGGGTCAGCGTGGTGGGTGATTTCAATGACTGGGACGGCCGCCGTCATCCCATGCGCGTACGCGGCGGCAGCGGCATCTGGGAGTTGTTCATCCCCGGTCTGAGTCCCGGTTCCCTGTACAAATTCGAGCTGCGCCACCGGGACAGCGGCCGGGTGTTCATCAAGGCTGACCCTTACGCCCAGCAATTCGAGGTGCGTCCCAGCACCGCCTCGGTGGTGCGCGCCGAAAACACCCACGAATGGCACGATGAAAACTGGCTGCAACAGCGCCAAAACAGCGACTGGCGCCACGCGGCCATGTCCATTTACGAAGTCCACCTGGGGTCGTGGCAACGGGACGAGCACGGCCGCTTTCTCAACTACCGGGAACTGGCGCGCCGCCTGGTGGACTACGTCAAACCCCTGGGGTTTACCCACATCGAACTCCTGCCCGTCACCGAACACCCCCTGGATGCCTCCTGGGGCTATCAGACCATCGGCAACTATGCCGCCACCAGCCGCTTCGGCACACCGGACGATTTCCGCTGGTTCGTCGATCATTGTCACCAAAACGGCATCGGCGTGCTGCTGGACTGGGTGCCTGGCCACTTCCCCAAAGACCCCCACGGCCTGGCCCGCTTTGACGGCAGTGCCCTGTACGAACACGAAGACCCCCGCCGCGGCGAGCACCGGGACTGGGGCACCTTGATTTTCAACTACGGCCGCAACGAGGTGCGCAATTATCTGCTCTCCAGCGCCGTCTTCTGGCTGGAGGACATGCACCTGGACGGCCTCAGGGTGGACGCTGTCGCCTCCATGCTGTACCTGGACTACTCCCGTGAAGAGGGCGACTGGCTGCCCAATCAATACGGGGGCAACGAAAACCTCGACGCCATCGCCTTTCTGCGCCAGCTCAATGAAGTCACCCACAGCCACTGTCCCGGCACCGTGGTCATCGCCGAGGAATCCACCTCCTGGCCCATGGTGTCGCGTCCCACCTATCTGGGGGGCCTGGGCTTTAGCATGAAATGGAACATGGGCTGGATGCACGACACCCTGGAATACATGAAAAAAGACCCCGTGCACCGCCACTACCACCACGATCTGCTCACTTTCGGCATGCTCTACGGCTTCAGCGAAAACTTCGTGCTGCCCTTTTCCCACGATGAAGTGGTGCACGGCAAAGGCTCGCTGCTGGGCCGCATGCCTGGCGATGAGTGGCAACGCTTCGCCAACCTCCGCCTCTTGTACACCTATATGTACACTTATCCGGGCAAGAAGCTGCTGTTCATGGGCTGCGAGTTCGGTCAGGTGCCGGAATGGAACTTCAACACCGAGTTGGAGTGGTTTGTGTTGCAATACCCGTTCCACGCCGGGGTGAAAAACCTGGTGGGGGATCTCAACCGGATCTATCGCGAAGAACCGGCCCTGCACGCCCACGACTTCGAGCCGGAAGGGTTTGACTGGATCGACTGCCACGACGCCACCCAATCCGTCATCAGCTATTTGCGCCGGGCGGGGGACAGTATCGCCGCTGTGGTGCTCAACTTCACGCCCATTCCGCGACCCAATTACCGGCTGGGTGTCCCCCGGCCGGGGGAATACCGCGAACTGGTCAACTCCGACTCGGCGTTCTACGGCGGCAGCAATATGGGCAACGGCGGTTCCGCCTATGCCGAAGCCATACCGTGGATGGGGCAACCCTACTCCGTCAACATCACCGTCCCGCCTTTGGGCGGCATCGTGTTGAAACCCCATTATTAA
- the glgC gene encoding glucose-1-phosphate adenylyltransferase, giving the protein MHKRPERFVSRLTQNTLALILAGGRGSRLKHLTLWRAKPAVPFGGKFRIIDFPLSNCVNSGIRQVAVLTQYKAHSLIRHIQQGWSFLRAELGEFVELVPAQQRVTASWYTGTADAVFQNLDIIRNHEPDYVLILAGDHIYKMDYGPMLAYHVDKQADLTIGVLEVPVERARAFGVLSVDGNWQVTDFTEKPAQPKPIPGRTDAALASMGIYIFNTGFLYEQLIRDSDLPGSTHDFGKDIIPSVIEKYRVMAYPFREESGGQAYWRDVGTVDAFWAANMELIGVTPPLNLYQNDWPIWTYQAQLPPAKFVFDDDGKRGMAVDSMVSGGCIISGAEVRHSLLFSNVRVNAASRLEDCVVLPDAEIGENCRLRKVVIDKHCRIPDGTVIGEDRKVDEERFYVSPEGVVLVIPEMLGERRHYVR; this is encoded by the coding sequence ATGCATAAGAGACCTGAGCGTTTTGTTAGCCGTCTTACACAAAACACCTTGGCCCTGATTCTCGCCGGGGGGCGGGGCTCCCGACTGAAACACCTCACCTTGTGGCGCGCCAAGCCGGCGGTGCCCTTCGGTGGCAAATTCCGCATCATTGACTTTCCATTGTCCAATTGTGTCAATTCCGGCATCCGCCAGGTTGCGGTGTTGACCCAGTACAAGGCCCATTCACTCATTCGCCATATTCAGCAGGGCTGGAGTTTTCTGCGGGCGGAACTGGGCGAGTTCGTCGAACTGGTGCCGGCGCAGCAGCGGGTGACGGCCTCGTGGTACACGGGCACGGCCGATGCTGTGTTTCAGAACCTGGACATTATCAGAAACCACGAGCCGGATTACGTGCTGATTCTCGCGGGCGATCATATCTACAAGATGGATTACGGCCCCATGCTGGCCTATCACGTGGACAAGCAGGCCGATCTTACCATCGGTGTGCTGGAAGTGCCGGTGGAGCGGGCGCGCGCCTTTGGTGTGTTGAGCGTGGACGGGAATTGGCAGGTGACGGATTTCACCGAAAAACCGGCGCAGCCCAAACCCATTCCCGGCCGCACGGATGCGGCCCTGGCCTCCATGGGCATTTATATTTTCAACACCGGCTTTTTGTACGAACAGCTGATTCGCGACTCGGACCTGCCCGGCTCCACTCACGACTTCGGCAAGGACATCATTCCTTCCGTGATTGAAAAGTACCGGGTCATGGCCTATCCCTTCCGGGAGGAGTCCGGCGGGCAGGCCTATTGGCGCGATGTCGGTACGGTGGATGCGTTCTGGGCGGCCAATATGGAGCTGATCGGGGTTACGCCGCCGTTGAACCTTTATCAGAACGACTGGCCCATCTGGACCTACCAGGCGCAGCTGCCGCCGGCCAAGTTCGTGTTCGACGATGACGGCAAGCGGGGTATGGCGGTGGATTCCATGGTCTCGGGCGGCTGCATAATTTCCGGTGCCGAAGTGCGTCACTCCCTGTTGTTTTCCAACGTCCGCGTCAACGCCGCTTCGCGGCTGGAAGACTGTGTGGTGCTGCCCGATGCGGAGATCGGCGAAAACTGCCGTTTGCGCAAAGTCGTGATTGACAAACACTGCCGCATTCCCGACGGCACGGTGATCGGCGAAGACCGCAAAGTGGACGAAGAACGTTTTTACGTCAGTCCCGAAGGGGTGGTGTTGGTGATTCCGGAAATGCTCGGAGAGCGGAGGCACTATGTCCGATAA